From the Maioricimonas rarisocia genome, one window contains:
- a CDS encoding glycosyltransferase family 4 protein: protein MDDSGTESQADGKQPAEPIRVCFVVLNAFPAINPEVPGAIGGIETRAWMLARTLARRPDIDVQFVVRHTERIRQLEFDGVRLVPIHDRLYRLREAVSTMLERQQRFPWLRFHGFSPALLWQLPILAVWWPWRRLRQRAPDPLRPCPPYTTVEADLLACFGVNVTTATVIASAHATNRPAILFLGSDADLDERYTATSTFVTPYGDPGPICRWAIDHADRIVVQTPSQQQVLRERFGREGTLIGNPIDLEEWDSRLETALPPEGIAGLDRYVLWVGRAEGTHKRPQLLVELARKCPELPFVMILNPRDTLLEQQIRRTAPSNVRILDWVPFPQMPAVFRRAAVLVNTSSLEGFSNAFLQAAASGVPIAALEVARDFLEESGAGAEAEGSMERLAEIVRRQWNEPDAAQLRKARAYVEQHHALPAQAEQVAAVIPGILSGRQRR from the coding sequence GTGGACGATTCCGGAACCGAGTCACAAGCGGATGGGAAGCAGCCGGCCGAGCCGATTCGCGTCTGCTTCGTGGTGCTCAATGCCTTTCCCGCCATCAATCCGGAAGTGCCCGGCGCGATCGGAGGGATCGAGACCCGCGCCTGGATGCTGGCCCGTACGCTGGCCCGCCGCCCGGACATCGACGTGCAGTTTGTGGTCCGGCACACCGAACGCATCCGCCAGCTGGAGTTCGACGGTGTCCGCCTCGTACCAATCCATGACCGGCTGTACCGGCTGCGGGAAGCGGTTTCGACGATGCTCGAGCGGCAGCAGCGGTTTCCGTGGCTCCGATTCCACGGATTCAGCCCTGCCCTATTGTGGCAACTGCCGATCCTGGCGGTCTGGTGGCCTTGGCGACGATTGCGGCAGCGAGCACCAGATCCACTCCGGCCCTGCCCGCCGTACACGACCGTCGAGGCCGATCTTCTCGCCTGCTTCGGCGTGAATGTGACGACGGCAACAGTCATTGCGTCGGCACACGCGACGAATCGCCCGGCGATCCTGTTCCTCGGATCGGATGCCGACCTGGACGAGCGATACACCGCCACGTCGACCTTCGTCACGCCGTATGGCGATCCTGGGCCGATCTGTCGCTGGGCGATCGACCATGCGGACAGGATCGTCGTGCAGACACCTTCACAGCAGCAGGTCCTGCGAGAACGATTTGGACGCGAGGGAACGCTGATCGGAAATCCGATCGACCTGGAGGAGTGGGATTCCCGGCTGGAGACCGCACTGCCGCCCGAGGGAATTGCCGGGCTCGATCGTTACGTCCTGTGGGTCGGACGAGCTGAGGGAACGCACAAGCGGCCCCAGCTGCTGGTCGAACTGGCGCGGAAATGTCCGGAACTGCCGTTCGTGATGATCCTCAATCCGCGGGACACGCTGCTGGAGCAGCAGATCCGCCGGACGGCTCCGTCCAATGTGCGAATTCTCGACTGGGTTCCCTTCCCGCAGATGCCGGCGGTATTTCGACGCGCGGCCGTGCTGGTCAACACCTCGTCGCTGGAAGGATTCTCGAACGCGTTTCTGCAGGCGGCCGCGTCGGGTGTACCGATCGCCGCGCTGGAAGTCGCCAGGGACTTCCTCGAGGAGTCGGGGGCCGGAGCGGAAGCAGAAGGCTCGATGGAACGCCTGGCGGAAATCGTCCGGCGGCAGTGGAATGAGCCGGATGCCGCACAGCTGCGGAAGGCGCGGGCGTACGTCGAACAACATCATGCGCTGCCTGCCCAGGCGGAACAGGTTGCCGCCGTCATTCCCGGGATTCTGTCTGGACGTCAGCGACGATAG
- a CDS encoding HEAT repeat domain-containing protein — MSRRDAYSLLRQITLGLISGCMVACSFQPTAHAADKAAIDAAVRRGVDWLGQAVADEKDMGYRALAAMALLKGGARPDHPVIQSVVEPIRLSVKAGTYPGRNERVSKGMYLVGIEAMLLADLDPVEYRDELQAITDFIIEEQRSSGGWNYLNEGDNGPTDTSVTQYACLGLWAAHRSGIEVPQSVWTKALKWFNTHPASDGGFAYRPDDFRSRGGSTLTMTAAAVGTMHLILLHVDRSGAPAQRRNPNRKSLNELKFGVLESIPEEEPVVPAAPVQDAGPDGRATALAAQKVLGRAQAWLAQKFVPEQTENGFRSYYIYTIERVGAFANTPTIGPHDWYDECAAIVLERQRPDGSFDFKGSERSTAEASFAILFLTQSTAKSLGRRIERTRLGGGLLAGGRGLPEDLREVDIENGNVKVREIRGPLDELLTELSSGKGLEMAAAQEEVIEKIQFGSRDELVGQKEKLLKLVEHKNPDIRRTALWALGRTDDLSLARLLISALDDPDLSVAIEARNGLCWLSRRPTGFGLPENPLDGLAPDTPEAEKRAEIEEWREKAVSRWGKWYLEVRPFADRGDAFEAELRARIGE; from the coding sequence ATGAGCCGGCGAGACGCGTACAGCCTGCTTCGGCAGATCACTCTCGGGCTGATCTCCGGCTGCATGGTCGCATGCTCGTTCCAGCCGACGGCGCACGCCGCTGACAAGGCGGCGATCGATGCGGCCGTTCGCCGTGGGGTCGACTGGCTGGGCCAGGCCGTCGCCGACGAGAAGGACATGGGTTATCGGGCCCTGGCGGCGATGGCACTGCTGAAGGGGGGCGCGCGGCCAGACCACCCCGTGATCCAGAGCGTTGTCGAACCAATCCGGCTCAGTGTGAAGGCCGGGACCTATCCGGGCCGCAATGAGCGGGTTTCCAAGGGAATGTACCTGGTCGGCATCGAAGCGATGTTGCTGGCCGACCTCGATCCGGTCGAATACCGCGACGAATTGCAGGCGATCACCGACTTCATCATCGAAGAGCAGCGCAGCAGCGGCGGGTGGAACTACCTCAACGAAGGGGACAACGGGCCAACCGACACCAGTGTGACCCAGTACGCGTGCCTGGGTCTCTGGGCGGCACACCGCTCCGGCATCGAAGTGCCGCAGTCCGTCTGGACCAAAGCCCTCAAGTGGTTCAACACGCACCCGGCGAGTGACGGCGGATTCGCCTATCGCCCGGATGATTTCCGGAGCCGGGGCGGTTCAACGCTGACAATGACCGCAGCCGCAGTCGGCACCATGCACCTGATCCTCCTTCACGTGGACCGCAGCGGAGCACCGGCACAGCGGCGTAACCCGAACCGCAAATCGCTCAACGAGCTGAAGTTCGGTGTGCTCGAATCGATTCCGGAAGAGGAACCGGTCGTGCCGGCCGCCCCTGTTCAGGACGCCGGCCCGGACGGACGTGCGACTGCGCTGGCGGCCCAGAAAGTGCTCGGACGTGCCCAGGCGTGGCTCGCACAGAAGTTTGTCCCCGAGCAGACCGAAAACGGTTTTCGCTCGTACTACATCTACACCATCGAACGCGTCGGTGCTTTCGCCAACACGCCGACGATCGGCCCCCACGACTGGTATGACGAGTGCGCCGCGATCGTGCTCGAACGGCAGCGGCCGGATGGAAGCTTTGACTTCAAGGGATCCGAGCGTTCGACTGCCGAGGCATCGTTTGCCATCCTCTTTCTGACGCAATCGACTGCCAAATCGCTGGGTCGCAGGATTGAACGGACGCGACTGGGGGGCGGTCTGCTCGCCGGGGGCCGCGGCCTGCCCGAAGACCTTCGCGAGGTCGATATCGAGAATGGCAACGTCAAGGTGCGGGAGATCCGGGGGCCACTGGATGAATTGCTGACGGAACTCTCGAGCGGCAAGGGCCTCGAAATGGCGGCCGCCCAGGAAGAAGTCATCGAGAAGATTCAGTTCGGCAGCCGGGACGAGCTGGTCGGCCAGAAGGAGAAGCTCCTCAAACTTGTCGAGCACAAGAATCCGGACATCCGCCGGACTGCACTGTGGGCGCTCGGGCGGACAGATGACCTTTCGCTGGCCCGCCTGCTGATCAGCGCCCTGGACGATCCGGACCTGAGTGTGGCGATCGAAGCCCGTAACGGGCTCTGCTGGCTCAGTCGTCGCCCCACCGGTTTTGGTCTTCCTGAGAATCCTCTCGACGGCCTGGCACCGGACACTCCCGAAGCCGAGAAACGGGCCGAGATCGAAGAGTGGCGCGAGAAAGCGGTCAGCCGATGGGGCAAATGGTACCTCGAGGTTCGCCCCTTCGCCGATCGGGGTGACGCGTTCGAAGCGGAACTGCGAGCCCGCATCGGCGAGTGA
- a CDS encoding PEGA domain-containing protein, which produces MADRLRFLTLLALTVLLVTSSGCVSRRLTIRTDPPGALVEVDGERLGLTPVSMDFTYYGEREITLSAPGYETEVIRQPIPTPWYQVPPFDFVSDNFLPVRLTNRHDFTYRLRPRDPSHDDHDNLRNAANNFRSQAQVGP; this is translated from the coding sequence ATGGCTGACCGACTTCGTTTCCTCACCCTGCTCGCGCTGACCGTCCTGCTCGTGACGTCGAGCGGGTGCGTCAGTCGTCGACTGACGATCCGGACCGATCCGCCCGGCGCACTGGTCGAGGTGGATGGGGAACGGCTGGGGCTTACGCCGGTCTCGATGGACTTCACGTACTACGGCGAGCGGGAGATTACGCTCTCGGCGCCGGGATACGAAACGGAAGTCATCCGCCAGCCGATTCCGACCCCGTGGTATCAGGTTCCGCCGTTCGATTTCGTCTCGGACAACTTCCTGCCCGTGCGGCTCACCAACCGTCACGATTTCACGTACCGGCTGCGGCCGCGTGATCCGAGCCACGACGATCACGACAATCTCCGCAATGCGGCAAACAACTTCCGCTCACAGGCGCAGGTCGGGCCGTAG
- a CDS encoding PadR family transcriptional regulator has product MKSWVTQLRKGVVELVVLAALEQGEAYGYELLQRINGIDGLGMTESTVYPLLARLTREKALTVRAVPSSSGPPRRYYRLTSTGKHRLREMTAHWKDVEVGVNQLLDGAGR; this is encoded by the coding sequence GTGAAATCCTGGGTCACTCAGCTGCGAAAAGGTGTCGTCGAGCTGGTCGTTCTGGCCGCGCTCGAACAGGGAGAAGCGTACGGCTACGAACTGCTGCAGCGGATCAACGGCATCGATGGCCTCGGGATGACGGAGTCGACGGTCTATCCGCTCCTTGCCCGGCTGACGCGCGAGAAAGCACTGACAGTCCGGGCCGTCCCCTCGTCCAGTGGGCCGCCCCGTCGCTACTACAGGCTGACCTCGACAGGCAAACACCGTCTGCGTGAGATGACGGCACACTGGAAGGATGTCGAGGTTGGCGTCAATCAACTTCTCGATGGAGCCGGCAGATGA
- a CDS encoding sulfatase-like hydrolase/transferase, with product MSRADAADRPNVLVILVDDLGYGDLSCYGAKDLKSPHVDRLASEGMTFSDFYANCPVCSPTRAALLTGQYQDMVGVQGVIRTHPENSWGYLAEDAILLPQVLGDAGYHTAIVGKWHLGLEAPNRPNDRGFDLFHGFLGDMMDDYYHHRRHDINYMRRNTEEIDPEGHATDLFTDWACAYINERSGQDEPFFLYLAYNAPHTPIQPPEDWLERVKEREPGISEKRAKLVALIEHMDDGIGRVLHCLENSGQADNTLVVFSSDNGGQLNVGANNGPLRDGKQSVYEGGLKVPTIVRWPGKIEAGSKTDLRALSMDIFPTVLSATCVEVNHEIDGRSFLPTLRGESQEPLREDWFFRRREGGLRYGGKTIEAVIRGEWKLLQNSPFEPLELYNLKDDPLEQHDLSQTNRAVFNSLAASLRRQIQRYGTVPWQKPEK from the coding sequence ATGTCCCGAGCCGATGCCGCAGATCGCCCGAACGTGCTCGTGATCCTCGTCGACGATCTTGGCTACGGCGACTTGAGCTGTTACGGGGCGAAGGATCTGAAGTCGCCGCACGTCGACCGGCTGGCGTCTGAGGGGATGACGTTTTCCGACTTCTACGCGAACTGCCCGGTCTGCTCACCGACACGGGCCGCTCTGCTGACCGGCCAGTACCAGGATATGGTGGGCGTGCAGGGAGTCATTCGCACGCATCCCGAAAACAGCTGGGGCTACCTCGCCGAGGACGCGATCCTGCTGCCGCAGGTCCTGGGTGATGCCGGCTACCACACGGCCATCGTCGGCAAGTGGCACCTGGGTCTGGAGGCACCGAACCGGCCGAACGATCGGGGGTTCGACCTCTTCCACGGCTTTCTCGGCGACATGATGGACGACTACTACCATCACCGCCGGCACGACATCAATTACATGCGTCGCAACACCGAGGAGATCGATCCGGAAGGTCATGCGACGGATCTGTTCACCGACTGGGCGTGCGCGTACATCAATGAGAGATCCGGGCAGGACGAGCCGTTCTTCCTGTACCTGGCGTACAACGCGCCCCACACGCCGATTCAGCCCCCCGAAGACTGGCTGGAGCGAGTGAAGGAACGCGAACCGGGCATCAGCGAGAAACGGGCGAAGCTGGTCGCGCTCATCGAACACATGGACGACGGCATCGGCCGGGTGCTGCATTGTCTGGAGAACTCCGGGCAGGCAGACAACACGCTCGTGGTCTTCAGCTCGGATAACGGCGGGCAACTCAACGTGGGGGCCAACAACGGGCCGCTGCGGGACGGCAAGCAGAGCGTCTACGAAGGTGGGCTGAAAGTCCCGACGATCGTGCGCTGGCCGGGGAAGATCGAAGCCGGCTCGAAGACGGACCTCCGCGCCCTGTCGATGGACATCTTCCCGACAGTCCTGTCAGCCACCTGCGTCGAGGTGAATCACGAAATCGACGGTCGCAGCTTTCTGCCGACACTGCGAGGTGAGTCACAGGAACCGCTGCGGGAAGACTGGTTTTTCCGTCGTCGTGAGGGCGGACTGCGGTACGGCGGCAAAACGATCGAGGCGGTCATCCGGGGTGAATGGAAGCTGCTGCAGAACAGCCCGTTCGAACCGCTCGAACTGTACAACCTCAAAGACGATCCGCTCGAACAACATGATCTCTCGCAGACGAACCGGGCTGTGTTCAACAGTCTCGCGGCATCCCTGCGGCGGCAGATCCAGCGGTATGGAACCGTTCCCTGGCAGAAGCCGGAAAAGTGA
- a CDS encoding DUF1553 domain-containing protein: MTMRYGNGAWLFTRHIATAVLAVTFACSSSSSADDDTAVVDFNADIAPILQAHCLRCHTEGNAKGDLSLATFEGLREAEYVVPGQPDESYLIELVTIAEGEQRPAMPKEGKPLTDEQVARLRKWIADGAEWPEGLVLREKSKADETWWSLQPLADAVPPVIDDAQLDRLREQSPEEIDWDAWTSGAIDRFILAGLAEKGLAPNPPASRSALIRRLSYDLTGLPPSPEDVEAFLNDDRPGAYERLVDRLLESPHYGEQWGRHWLDVVRFGESNGFERNVLINNLWPFRDYVIRSFNEDKPFRQLVLEHLAGDVIGGGDPQVAVGTAFLVCGPYDNVGNQDAAQAAVIRANTIDEMIRATGEAFLGLTIGCARCHDHKFDPILQEDYHSLYATFAGVHHGDRVVATPEQQQERTAKLQPLQQRQQELTVRRDMIQAEINKRADAAAADEEAKWVRPPVSRYGTEETFEPVEARHVRLVVLSRDDAPTARSGFKIDEFEIWTAGNKPRNVALASNGSTAEGASRVARDFAGAYSASLTIDGRFGAQWIAAGPELTITLARPERIARVLFSSDRKQSLDKRHGLTRFVGDYRIEVSLDGKQWTTVASSADRQPPSPAHRRQRLVDRVTTDEERKSLAEVNRELADVNRQIAAIPAPPTWWVGQFRAAEGPFHVFIGGDPQRKGPTVTPASLSVLKDESTGYELPEGTPEAERRRKLAEWIVSPNNPLTPRVLVNRIWHYHFGKGIVDTPSDFGYMGGRPTHPELLDWLARQLIADGWRLKPLHKRIVMSQAYRQASTWRSEAAAIDGDSRMLWRYPPRRLTGEEIRDSMLMLAGKLDRTMGGPGFQLYEYQQDNVATYVPLDDPGPETYRRAVYHQNARAQRVDVLSDFDCPDPAFAAARRAATTTPLQALTMLNHQFPVSIAEGIAERLQREAKDDTSAQIRRGFRIAFAREPDADEMAAAADVVQEHGLRAFCRALLNANELIYLQ; the protein is encoded by the coding sequence ATGACGATGCGATACGGTAATGGGGCGTGGTTGTTCACGCGGCACATCGCGACTGCGGTGCTGGCGGTCACCTTCGCCTGCTCAAGCTCGAGCTCTGCTGACGACGACACCGCGGTGGTCGATTTCAATGCGGACATCGCCCCAATCCTGCAGGCGCACTGCCTGCGATGCCACACGGAGGGAAACGCCAAGGGGGACCTGTCGCTGGCGACGTTCGAAGGGCTGCGGGAAGCAGAGTACGTCGTCCCGGGGCAGCCGGACGAAAGCTACCTGATCGAACTGGTGACCATCGCCGAAGGAGAGCAGCGGCCCGCGATGCCGAAGGAGGGCAAGCCGCTCACCGATGAACAGGTCGCGCGACTGCGGAAGTGGATCGCAGACGGTGCCGAATGGCCGGAGGGGCTCGTTCTGCGCGAGAAATCGAAGGCTGACGAAACCTGGTGGTCGCTGCAGCCGCTCGCCGATGCCGTGCCACCGGTGATCGATGACGCACAGCTCGACCGGCTTCGCGAGCAGTCGCCGGAGGAGATCGATTGGGACGCCTGGACGTCTGGCGCAATCGACCGCTTCATCCTGGCGGGGCTGGCGGAAAAGGGCCTCGCACCCAATCCACCCGCGAGCCGATCGGCACTGATCCGGCGGCTGTCATACGATCTGACCGGTCTGCCTCCTTCGCCCGAAGACGTCGAAGCCTTTCTGAACGACGATCGCCCGGGTGCCTACGAACGGCTGGTGGACCGGCTGCTCGAGTCGCCGCACTACGGTGAGCAGTGGGGTCGGCACTGGCTGGACGTGGTCCGCTTCGGCGAGAGCAACGGCTTCGAGCGGAACGTGCTGATCAACAACCTCTGGCCGTTTCGCGATTACGTCATCCGCTCATTCAACGAGGACAAACCATTCCGTCAGCTTGTACTCGAACACCTCGCGGGAGACGTGATCGGTGGCGGCGATCCTCAGGTAGCGGTCGGGACGGCGTTTCTCGTTTGCGGACCGTACGACAACGTGGGCAACCAGGATGCAGCTCAGGCGGCTGTCATCCGGGCCAACACGATCGACGAAATGATCCGGGCGACCGGCGAAGCCTTCCTCGGGCTGACGATCGGGTGTGCCCGCTGCCACGATCACAAGTTCGATCCAATCCTGCAGGAAGATTACCACAGCCTGTACGCAACGTTTGCAGGAGTGCATCACGGAGATCGCGTCGTCGCCACGCCGGAGCAGCAGCAGGAGCGGACGGCGAAGCTTCAGCCCCTGCAGCAGCGACAGCAGGAACTGACGGTCCGTCGAGACATGATCCAGGCGGAGATCAACAAGCGGGCGGACGCGGCCGCTGCGGACGAAGAGGCGAAGTGGGTTCGGCCACCGGTGAGCCGATATGGCACCGAGGAGACGTTCGAGCCGGTCGAAGCACGTCACGTGCGGCTCGTGGTTCTGAGCCGGGATGACGCTCCGACGGCCCGCAGCGGATTCAAGATCGACGAGTTTGAGATCTGGACGGCTGGCAACAAGCCACGCAACGTAGCACTGGCGTCCAACGGCAGCACAGCAGAAGGAGCCAGCAGGGTCGCGCGGGATTTCGCAGGGGCGTACAGCGCGAGTCTGACGATTGACGGCCGGTTCGGGGCACAGTGGATTGCTGCTGGCCCCGAATTGACGATCACGCTGGCCCGGCCGGAACGGATTGCGCGAGTGCTGTTCTCGAGTGACCGCAAGCAGTCGCTCGACAAGCGGCATGGACTGACCCGTTTCGTGGGAGACTATCGGATCGAGGTTTCGCTCGACGGGAAGCAATGGACCACGGTCGCTTCATCCGCAGACCGTCAGCCTCCCTCGCCGGCTCATCGCCGGCAGCGGCTGGTCGATCGGGTCACGACCGACGAGGAGCGAAAGTCTCTGGCAGAGGTGAACCGTGAACTGGCCGACGTGAACCGGCAGATCGCCGCGATTCCGGCTCCTCCCACGTGGTGGGTCGGGCAATTTCGAGCTGCTGAAGGCCCATTCCACGTATTCATCGGCGGAGATCCGCAGCGCAAAGGACCGACCGTTACGCCGGCCAGTCTTTCGGTCCTGAAAGACGAGTCCACGGGCTACGAGCTACCTGAGGGAACACCTGAAGCGGAACGCCGCCGCAAGCTGGCGGAATGGATCGTCTCTCCGAACAACCCGCTCACGCCGCGTGTGCTGGTCAATCGCATCTGGCACTATCACTTCGGCAAGGGGATCGTCGATACGCCGAGTGACTTTGGCTACATGGGAGGTCGGCCGACGCATCCGGAACTGCTCGACTGGCTGGCCCGGCAGCTGATTGCCGACGGCTGGCGTCTCAAGCCGCTGCACAAGCGGATCGTCATGTCGCAGGCATACCGGCAGGCGTCCACCTGGCGGAGTGAGGCGGCGGCCATCGACGGAGACAGCCGCATGCTGTGGCGCTATCCGCCCAGGCGGCTGACCGGCGAGGAGATCCGTGACTCGATGCTGATGCTGGCCGGAAAACTCGACAGGACAATGGGGGGGCCGGGCTTCCAGCTGTACGAGTACCAGCAGGACAACGTGGCGACGTACGTCCCGCTGGACGATCCGGGACCGGAGACGTACCGAAGAGCCGTCTACCACCAGAATGCCCGCGCCCAGCGGGTCGACGTGCTGAGCGACTTCGACTGCCCCGACCCGGCCTTTGCCGCGGCGCGGCGGGCGGCCACCACGACGCCGCTGCAGGCACTCACGATGCTCAACCACCAGTTTCCGGTGAGCATTGCCGAGGGGATCGCCGAGCGACTGCAGCGCGAAGCGAAAGACGATACGTCCGCGCAGATCCGACGGGGCTTTCGGATCGCGTTTGCCCGGGAGCCGGATGCGGACGAAATGGCTGCCGCTGCCGACGTGGTTCAGGAGCACGGCCTACGGGCTTTCTGCCGGGCTTTGTTGAACGCCAACGAACTGATCTATCTGCAGTGA
- a CDS encoding DUF1501 domain-containing protein, with protein sequence MLELESLSRRGWLGNVYTAMAGMGLVQLLGRDGLAAAGEWQPGRGQTHHPAKAKRVLQIFCPGAASHMDLWDYKPALEKQAGKPLPGEENLVSFQGKNGNLMASPWAFEPAGESGKMISSMLPHMQQHADDIAFLHGMTTKTNTHGPGCVFMNTGHVTEGFPSAGAWLSYALGSENENLPTYVAVPDIRGEPPNGKANWSNGFLPARYQAIPLAAHQPIRNLEPPERITSGEEEATRELIDFLNRRHMEQHPGNSNLQARIAAYELAGSMQMSAPEVTNLALESEATHSLYGTADENPLKAAYGRNCLLARRLLERGVRFVNLYCASRASGVDGLLNWDAHKTLKADYERHCPIFDQPTAALLADLKARGLLDDTLVLWTTEFGRMPTHQAGTTGRDHNPDAFTCWMMGAGVKGGMSYGATDEFGRKSVENVTTVWDFYATVLHLLGFDHTKLTWYYNGLDRRLTDVHGHVIGDVLA encoded by the coding sequence ATGTTGGAATTGGAATCGCTCTCGCGGCGTGGCTGGCTCGGCAACGTCTACACCGCGATGGCCGGCATGGGGCTGGTCCAGCTGCTTGGCCGTGACGGTCTTGCGGCAGCCGGCGAATGGCAGCCGGGACGGGGACAGACGCATCATCCTGCAAAAGCGAAACGGGTGCTGCAGATCTTCTGCCCGGGCGCGGCTTCTCACATGGACCTGTGGGATTACAAACCGGCGCTGGAAAAGCAGGCGGGCAAGCCGCTGCCGGGCGAGGAGAATCTGGTCTCCTTCCAGGGCAAGAACGGCAATCTGATGGCGAGCCCGTGGGCATTCGAGCCGGCCGGGGAATCGGGAAAGATGATCTCCAGCATGCTGCCCCACATGCAGCAGCATGCCGATGACATCGCCTTCCTGCATGGGATGACGACGAAGACGAACACGCACGGTCCGGGCTGCGTGTTCATGAACACCGGCCACGTGACGGAAGGCTTCCCCTCGGCCGGCGCGTGGCTGAGCTACGCACTGGGCAGCGAGAACGAAAACCTGCCGACATACGTGGCGGTCCCCGACATCCGGGGGGAACCGCCCAACGGGAAAGCAAACTGGAGCAACGGATTCCTCCCGGCCCGGTACCAGGCGATCCCGCTGGCAGCCCACCAGCCGATCCGCAATCTCGAGCCGCCCGAACGTATCACGTCCGGCGAGGAAGAGGCGACGCGGGAGCTGATCGACTTCCTGAACCGCCGCCACATGGAGCAGCATCCGGGGAATTCGAACCTGCAGGCCCGGATCGCCGCGTATGAACTGGCCGGCTCAATGCAGATGTCCGCCCCCGAAGTGACGAATCTGGCCTTGGAGTCGGAGGCAACGCATTCGTTGTACGGGACGGCCGACGAGAACCCGCTCAAGGCGGCCTACGGCCGGAACTGCCTGCTCGCCCGGCGGCTGCTGGAGCGGGGCGTGCGGTTCGTGAACCTCTATTGTGCGTCGCGCGCTTCTGGAGTGGATGGCCTGCTCAACTGGGATGCGCACAAAACGCTCAAGGCCGACTACGAGCGGCACTGCCCGATCTTCGATCAGCCGACGGCGGCTCTGCTGGCTGACCTGAAAGCCCGGGGCCTGCTGGACGACACGCTTGTGCTGTGGACGACCGAATTCGGGCGGATGCCGACGCATCAGGCGGGAACGACCGGGCGGGACCACAATCCGGACGCCTTCACCTGCTGGATGATGGGGGCCGGCGTGAAGGGTGGCATGAGCTACGGCGCGACCGACGAGTTCGGCCGGAAATCGGTCGAGAATGTCACGACGGTCTGGGACTTCTACGCCACGGTGCTGCATCTGCTTGGCTTCGATCACACGAAGCTGACCTGGTACTACAACGGTCTGGACCGCCGGTTGACCGATGTGCATGGTCACGTGATTGGTGACGTCCTGGCGTGA